From the genome of Stigmatopora nigra isolate UIUO_SnigA chromosome 2, RoL_Snig_1.1, whole genome shotgun sequence:
TTGGCCCTTATCCAAAATGTTTTGCGTACGTAATTATGTACGTCCAAGCATTCTCGAATTTCTGTGtgctcaatttttttgttcattaagaAATTGTATATACTGTAGGAGGAATCGTGATCCCTCTCTCTTggtttgtttatctttttgcaGAGATTTTAATATATAGGTCAAATCCAAAATAGGTTCAGTATTGTTTAATTTCTCTTTTTATAAACTTTCTTTAAGTGTTAAAAATGCAACTCAATCTCAATGTGGTGGAAGCATCATGTCTGTTACGATCGGGAATGGAGCACCCCAAAGCAGGCGGGGGCTGCGAGTATGGTCTTTTTTGTAATCTTTATTAAAATCGTCCAAGAGACGGGCAAGCACAATACAGGTAGCGTAGGCGAGTCGTTAGTCGTAGCAGGAAGATCGGTAGCTGCGAAGCCTATCATGAAGTCCAGAGTGGAGGGTACAAGGTCGAAGGCGAAGTCTTGTCCGTGGTCCGTGATTCGTGGTCGTGCGGTAGAGCGTGGTCGGAATCCTGGGAGGAAACAACAGGTCGTAGATCAACAAGGCAGGCAAGGAGAAAACGCGAGAGGGTACCCAACAGTGAACTGATAAGACGATCCAGCGGCGTGGTCATGTTCCTGGTGGCTTCAAATACTCCTTGCTGGCTAATGACTCACACCAGGAAGCGCTCGATTCAttaggggctgggcctgtgattggaTGACAGGCGcaaccagccaccagtctggtctgGGGCCTGACAATGTCATACATACATGGTTTTAGTCCCTGGAAGCACAGTCATTATCATAATTTTCTCATGGATGTGTTCACCTGCAGAGCATTTGCAGGTTAGCAGAATTTGTCTGATTTGTATCTTGTTGATAGGTAATGGATTGGATAAATGAGAGCCATAGAAACTAAGAGAGACACAAAGAttcaatattaattaaaaatatttccctAAAGAGGGAACCAGTGCTCAGTAATTAAAGCTTTTGGGGCCCACAGTTTCTCTCCTCATCTAATATAATTATTTCTACCATATGCATGGATGCAGTAATCTCTCAGATTTCGCAGATAATCTAGACCacctattattactacaataCCGCATTATTTCACGCctgtacaaaaaaacaagtgcacAAGTTCAATTACCAATACTGTCATTCTTCACCACTTCATGGctttatattaagtataaaaaagctgactctgggcctgcgagggggtcaccctgaatcagtggccagccgatcgcagcgCAAAAGGAAACAGACgaccatgcacattcacacccagacctaggggcaatttagagtgtccaattagcctaccatgcatatttttggaatgtaggaggatcCTGGCTTACCAGTACCAGCTCCAGAGCCCCACTCACCAGTGCAAGCTCAGGATCCCTGTTAGCCTGTACCAGTTCCTGCCCCCCATTCTCATGCGACCGTCCCAGCACCCCATTCTCATGCGCCCATTCCAGCGCCCCGTTCTCAAGCGCCCGTCCCGTTGCTAGATGGCGGCGTCCTGGATGATAGAGGCCCTGACGGCGGCAATCTGGACGGCGGCAATCTGGACGGCGGCAATCTGGACGGCGGCAAACTGGACGGCGGCAATCTGGACGGCAGGGTCCCAGACGGCGGCAATGTGGATGACGGGGGGGCCCTGGCGGTGGCAATGTGGACGACGGGAACCCTGCCAGTGGAAACGTGGACAACGCGGACCCTGACGGCACAACGTGGATGGTGGGGGCCTTGACGGCGGCAACGTGGACATCGAGGGCCGTGACAGCGGCAACTTGGACAACGGGGGCCTGGATCCATGTGACCCATCCTGCTCCCAGGGTGAAGTGGCCTGCGACACATCTTGCTCCCAGGGCGAGACAGCCTGCGATCCATCCTCCTCACACGGCGAGGATGCTTGCGACCCATCCTGCTCACACGGCGAGGATGCTTGCGACCCATCCTGCTCACATGGCGAGGCGTGTTTGGTGTTTCctattttagttttagtttttagttttgtGTATGTGGAACGTCTGGAATCCGTCCCTTTGTTGGGGGGTTGTATGAGGGAttggttttgctgcttttttccCGTCTGACCTGTCcctgtgattgcccattgagttcacctgtcatTTCCCTGCTTCTGGTGTTACTCCTGATTGCAACCACTTGTGTAACccaggtgtttctgattgtctgTTCAACCCATGTTTGTCTATTttaaccctgtgtgtttgtcagtcGAATCATCTGCGTTTGTCATGCCTATGTCCTGTGATCCTCGTTTGACATCTCCTCCTCCGGATTCTGTTATTTGGTTTAAAagtctttcttattttttgagAACCTTACCAAGTTTATTAAAGTTTTTGCACTCTACTCGGTGCATATGCCTGCTTCCCTGAGTTTCGATCCGATCACGGTTCACAATCCATGAAACTTGACAACTTGCAGGCATCCCATTATAGAACAAAactatgtttttgtgttttaagtgTTGTTCATGTTACGTGATCTAAATGTCTTCATCTGTACTAATGAATAGATTTGAAACACTGTCAGCAAAGACAATTGACTATTATACAACAGAACATTAGCCCTAAAGTTCACACAATAAAACGAACAAACATTCACCCTAACACAATACCttaaggcaatttagagtgctaaatCAGCCtataatgaatgtttttggggtgtgggagaaaaccgcagtacccggagaaagCCCACGTATACTCTGGGAGAATattcaaactccatacaggaaggTTGAAACCAACAAGGGATTGaatcctcaatctcagaactatgaggcagACGTGCTACCTACACGTCCACCGTGCTACATCTGATAACCAATCAATTCTAATTACCTCTTATCACAGCTTTGAGGAGAAGGAATTAAGAGGACAGACAGTTTTGTGAATAATCTTCTACACAGTGATAGAACAgcaatgaaaaaatatgcatgattaGTATGAATaactatatgaataaatatttatacagCTTCAATAATATACTACTTTTGGCTTTTCTATTACCAGAATTATGTAGTAATTCTCACAATTGGGTAATGTCAATTAAAGGGCTCTTTTTGTTCACACattctcattgtcatttccaGGTTCACGTGGGCACCAACCACCGAGAGCAAAGAATTGTGGGCTACCTTACAAATACCCACCTCCATGCCATAGAAGGTacaat
Proteins encoded in this window:
- the LOC144193335 gene encoding uncharacterized protein LOC144193335 yields the protein MTGELNGQSQGQDGSQASSPCEQDGSQASSPCEEDGSQAVSPWEQDVSQATSPWEQDGSHGSRPPLSKLPLSRPSMSTLPPSRPPPSTLCRQGPRCPRFHWQGSRRPHCHRQGPPVIHIAAVWDPAVQIAAVQFAAVQIAAVQIAAVQIAAVRASIIQDAAI